A genomic window from Lichenibacterium dinghuense includes:
- a CDS encoding recombinase family protein, whose protein sequence is MIVRAYLRASTVEQDALRARARLDAFAAEHGLAIAARYVENESGAKLARPELFRLLADCEPGDMLLIEQVDRLSRLTEADWYRLRAEILMREVRIVALDLPTSWTVAVPTDEFTGRMFAAVNAMMLDVLAAVARKDYEDRRRRQAEGTAKAKAAGVYKGRRENAARNEGIATMLRTGSSWQQIQGALGCSKGTIAKVRKRLNAATMDQPEADVSLMSQVPNVSKKLP, encoded by the coding sequence ATGATCGTGCGCGCCTATCTCCGAGCCTCGACCGTCGAGCAGGACGCGCTTCGGGCGCGTGCTCGCCTCGACGCCTTCGCGGCAGAGCACGGCCTGGCCATCGCAGCTCGCTATGTCGAGAACGAGAGCGGGGCGAAGCTGGCACGGCCGGAGCTATTCCGCCTGCTCGCCGACTGTGAGCCTGGTGACATGTTGCTCATCGAACAGGTGGATCGCCTGTCTCGCCTGACAGAAGCCGACTGGTATCGCCTCCGAGCTGAAATCCTAATGCGTGAGGTCCGCATCGTCGCCCTCGACCTGCCGACGTCGTGGACCGTCGCTGTCCCGACCGACGAGTTCACCGGCCGCATGTTCGCTGCCGTCAACGCCATGATGCTCGATGTCCTGGCCGCCGTCGCGCGCAAGGACTACGAGGACCGCCGCCGACGGCAGGCCGAGGGCACAGCCAAGGCGAAGGCCGCGGGCGTCTACAAGGGCCGGCGCGAGAACGCGGCCCGGAACGAGGGCATCGCCACCATGCTGCGGACCGGCTCGTCCTGGCAGCAGATCCAGGGCGCCTTGGGATGCAGCAAGGGGACGATCGCGAAGGTCAGAAAGCGGCTGAACGCCGCCACGATGGACCAGCCTGAAGCCGACGTGTCGCTTATGTCCCAAGTTCCGAACGTCTCAAAAAAACTGCCGTAG
- a CDS encoding fasciclin domain-containing protein, with protein MTKGLRALTLAAALAAGTASVAYAADPMVGGAPMSPSKNVVENASQAKNLTTLVAAVKAAGLVSTLEGPGPFTVFAPTNAAFDKLPKGTVEKLTQPDMKAELTKILTYHVVPGKIDKAELEKDIKANGGSYNMKTVEGETLTAKMDGDKIALIDAKGGGALVEQADVYQSNGVAYTIDSVLMPK; from the coding sequence ATGACCAAGGGCCTGCGCGCGCTCACCCTCGCTGCAGCTCTCGCGGCCGGCACGGCCTCGGTCGCCTACGCGGCGGACCCGATGGTGGGCGGCGCGCCGATGTCGCCCAGCAAGAACGTTGTCGAGAACGCTTCTCAGGCCAAGAACCTGACCACCCTGGTGGCCGCCGTGAAGGCGGCGGGGCTCGTGAGCACCCTGGAGGGTCCCGGGCCGTTCACGGTGTTCGCGCCCACCAACGCGGCCTTCGACAAGCTGCCGAAGGGCACGGTTGAGAAGCTGACCCAGCCCGACATGAAGGCGGAGCTGACCAAGATCCTGACCTACCACGTAGTGCCGGGCAAGATCGACAAGGCCGAGCTTGAGAAGGACATCAAGGCGAACGGCGGCTCCTACAACATGAAGACCGTCGAGGGTGAGACCCTCACGGCCAAGATGGATGGCGACAAGATCGCGCTCATCGACGCCAAGGGTGGGGGTGCCCTGGTGGAGCAGGCGGACGTCTATCAGTCCAACGGCGTCGCCTACACGATCGACTCCGTTCTGATGCCGAAGTGA
- a CDS encoding four-helix bundle copper-binding protein — MQMLSNETNSCIKTCLKCYSTCLGMASNHCLKVGGPHVEQDHFRLMLACAEVCRTHAHLMLLGSPHAKHLAPECAEIATKCAESCEKVGDMDECVKTCRACAASCAAMG, encoded by the coding sequence ATGCAGATGCTGTCAAATGAAACTAATAGTTGTATAAAGACCTGCCTCAAGTGCTACAGCACCTGCCTCGGCATGGCCTCGAACCATTGCCTCAAGGTCGGCGGCCCGCATGTCGAGCAGGACCACTTCCGGCTCATGCTGGCCTGCGCCGAGGTGTGCCGCACCCACGCGCACCTGATGCTCCTGGGCTCGCCCCACGCCAAGCACCTCGCACCGGAGTGCGCCGAGATCGCCACCAAGTGCGCCGAGAGCTGTGAAAAGGTCGGCGACATGGATGAGTGCGTGAAGACCTGTCGCGCTTGCGCGGCTTCCTGCGCCGCGATGGGCTGA
- a CDS encoding BrnA antitoxin family protein, with amino-acid sequence MASHEHAPGFEPGHGYTQEDWDDVSDNPELTAEDFAKSRPLAEAMPELVAAMERRRGPQRAPTKDLVSLRLDKDVLATLRASGSGWQGRANEMLRKGLGLDA; translated from the coding sequence ATGGCTTCGCATGAACACGCCCCCGGCTTCGAGCCGGGCCACGGCTACACTCAAGAGGATTGGGACGACGTGAGCGACAATCCCGAGCTGACGGCCGAGGACTTCGCCAAGTCGCGCCCGCTCGCCGAGGCCATGCCGGAGCTGGTGGCCGCCATGGAGCGCCGCCGCGGCCCGCAGAGGGCGCCGACCAAGGATCTTGTTTCACTCCGCCTCGACAAGGACGTGCTCGCGACGCTGCGGGCCAGCGGCTCGGGCTGGCAGGGCCGGGCGAACGAGATGTTGCGGAAGGGGCTCGGGCTGGACGCATGA
- a CDS encoding DUF6894 family protein translates to MLRYFFDVTHNQKLASDPTGHDLPGPDDARLYAIGLLPDIARAELPDGDHHEIVAEVRCPPDRIVYRARLTLEAGAVDEPARTP, encoded by the coding sequence GTGCTAAGGTATTTTTTCGACGTCACCCACAACCAAAAGCTAGCGTCGGACCCGACAGGTCATGATCTGCCCGGCCCAGACGATGCTCGTCTCTATGCGATTGGCCTGCTGCCTGACATCGCTCGCGCCGAGCTACCGGACGGCGACCATCACGAAATCGTCGCGGAAGTCCGTTGCCCGCCAGACCGGATCGTATATCGGGCACGTCTGACGCTTGAAGCTGGCGCGGTCGATGAACCCGCCCGAACGCCTTAA
- a CDS encoding IS5 family transposase produces the protein MRGQDSRSGSLFSYVDLEQRVRSDHPLRTIRALVNEALASLDGRFGEIYSEIGRPSIPPEQLLRAMLLQVFYSVRSERQLMEQLDFNLLFRWFVGLGIDDPVWDASTFSKNRDRLLDGSVAAAFLSAVLAIPRVKRLLSQDHFSVDGTLIQAWASMKSFRPRHGDTPPNPPASAEPPAGGRGGRGGRNAEADFHGERLSNDTHRSVTDPEARLYRKGRGREARLCFMGHALMENRHGLIVDGCVTEANGHAERTAALAMIEKRADRPGRITLGADKGYDAEDFVNELRSMNVTPHIARNTAKRRSAVDGRTTRHPGYAVSQRIRKRIEEGFGWGKEFGLLRRIRMRGRERVDMAFAVSAAACNLIRLPKLLAEPAVA, from the coding sequence GTGCGCGGACAGGACAGCCGGAGCGGCTCGCTGTTTTCCTACGTGGACCTGGAGCAGCGGGTCCGTTCGGATCATCCCCTGCGTACGATCCGGGCTTTGGTGAACGAAGCTCTGGCGTCGCTCGACGGGCGCTTCGGCGAGATCTACTCGGAGATCGGCCGTCCCTCGATCCCGCCCGAGCAGCTGCTGCGGGCGATGCTGCTGCAGGTCTTCTATTCGGTGCGGTCCGAGCGCCAGCTGATGGAGCAGCTCGACTTCAACCTTCTGTTCCGCTGGTTCGTGGGCTTGGGCATCGACGATCCCGTGTGGGACGCCTCGACCTTCTCCAAGAACCGCGACCGCCTGCTCGACGGCAGCGTGGCGGCGGCGTTCCTGAGTGCGGTGCTGGCCATCCCGCGGGTGAAGCGGCTGCTGTCGCAGGACCACTTCAGCGTGGACGGCACGCTGATCCAGGCCTGGGCCTCGATGAAGAGCTTCAGGCCCAGGCACGGCGACACGCCGCCGAACCCGCCCGCTTCTGCCGAGCCGCCCGCGGGCGGGCGCGGTGGACGCGGTGGACGCAATGCCGAGGCGGACTTCCACGGGGAGCGCCTGAGCAACGACACGCATCGGAGCGTCACGGATCCCGAGGCGCGGCTTTACCGCAAGGGACGGGGCCGGGAAGCCAGGCTGTGCTTCATGGGGCATGCGCTGATGGAGAACCGCCATGGGCTGATCGTGGACGGCTGCGTGACCGAGGCCAACGGCCACGCCGAGCGCACCGCGGCCCTCGCCATGATCGAGAAACGCGCCGATCGGCCGGGCCGCATCACGCTCGGGGCCGACAAGGGGTATGACGCCGAGGACTTCGTCAACGAGCTGCGGAGCATGAACGTCACGCCGCACATCGCCCGCAACACGGCCAAGCGCCGCTCGGCCGTCGACGGGCGCACGACGCGTCACCCCGGCTACGCCGTGAGCCAGCGCATCCGCAAGCGCATCGAGGAGGGGTTCGGCTGGGGCAAGGAGTTCGGGCTGCTGCGCCGCATCCGGATGCGCGGCCGCGAGCGGGTCGACATGGCCTTCGCCGTCTCGGCCGCGGCCTGCAACCTCATACGCCTGCCAAAGCTGCTGGCCGAACCAGCGGTGGCGTGA
- a CDS encoding IS630 family transposase — MIKRHFLSKDDRARLTGIARDGLEEHRVARRANAILLLDKGWSCEQVSEALLLDDDTIRSWFKVYREGGVPALARFDLAGGHRALTVEQLTALKAWATEALPASTRAIGHHIRTTYGMSYTRSGLIKLMAALDFVWRKPDLVPSHLDLAAQEAFIEQHERLRNGLGADEAIVYGDAVHPTHQTRPAGVWMPRGADVAVPAASGRDRMNIHGVIDLETGATRMKEVLSVDAQSTIELLTSIENAYTTMRRIHVYLDNARYHHARAVQDWMRQPGRRIVLHFIPSYCPHLNPIERLWGVMHQNVTHNRYYATFKDFAEAILTFLKETVPKHFSRFSSRITDNFRIRDPKDSRVVAS; from the coding sequence ATGATCAAGCGCCATTTCCTGAGCAAGGACGATCGTGCGCGGCTGACGGGCATCGCGCGGGATGGGCTTGAGGAGCATCGGGTCGCCCGGCGCGCCAACGCGATCCTTTTGTTGGACAAGGGCTGGAGTTGCGAGCAGGTTTCGGAGGCTCTCCTCCTGGACGACGACACGATCCGGAGCTGGTTCAAGGTTTATCGCGAGGGCGGCGTACCGGCTCTGGCGCGCTTCGACTTGGCGGGCGGGCACCGCGCCTTGACGGTGGAGCAGCTCACGGCCCTGAAAGCCTGGGCCACGGAGGCGCTTCCGGCGTCGACACGCGCGATCGGTCATCACATCCGGACGACGTATGGCATGTCGTACACGCGATCCGGTTTGATCAAGCTGATGGCGGCGCTGGATTTTGTCTGGCGCAAGCCTGACCTTGTGCCCTCGCATCTCGACCTTGCGGCGCAGGAAGCGTTCATCGAGCAGCATGAGCGGCTCCGCAACGGCCTTGGGGCCGACGAAGCGATCGTCTACGGCGATGCCGTTCACCCGACCCATCAGACGCGACCGGCGGGCGTGTGGATGCCGCGTGGCGCCGACGTCGCGGTTCCTGCGGCGTCGGGCCGTGATCGCATGAACATCCATGGTGTGATCGACCTGGAGACCGGCGCGACGCGGATGAAGGAAGTGCTTTCGGTCGATGCGCAAAGCACGATCGAGCTTCTGACCTCCATCGAGAACGCCTACACGACGATGCGTCGGATCCATGTCTATCTGGACAACGCCCGCTATCATCATGCCCGTGCTGTTCAGGATTGGATGAGGCAACCGGGACGGCGCATCGTGCTTCACTTCATCCCGAGTTACTGCCCTCACCTCAACCCGATCGAGCGGCTCTGGGGCGTGATGCACCAGAACGTCACCCACAACCGGTACTATGCCACATTCAAGGACTTCGCGGAGGCGATCCTGACATTCCTCAAGGAAACGGTCCCGAAGCACTTCAGTCGCTTCTCATCCCGAATCACCGATAACTTCCGCATCCGAGACCCAAAGGATTCTCGGGTCGTCGCGTCGTAG
- a CDS encoding HD-GYP domain-containing protein, producing MHLASVVNEGGATDTVRLSEILGALSHALDLTEGQPSGHCVRATWIAVKIGHAMALGEEQLRDVYFTTLMKDLGCSSNAARICELYLSDDIAFKRDSKTMGESLPSVLGFVFSHTGLKAGLAERLKAILNILQNGGTIVDGLIETRCERGAAVAASLRLPATVCDGIRSLDEHWNGAGRPDRLRGDTIPLPSRLALLAQVVDVFHRSTGHEAALAEARRRSGTWFDPDLVAVFLDLAEADEFWTGLEAKDLEAAVFDMEPAGPAAAIDEDYLDDIARAFAHVIDSKSPFTSGHSERVAVYADLVAAELGYDAARRRWLRRAALLHDIGKLGVSNAVLDKPGKLDDEQWREMREHATLSESILWRVAAFRDMARIGGAHHERLDGRGYPRGLAGDAIALDTRIVSVADVFDALTADRPYRAAMPVERALGIMRKDLGLAFDPICFAALERALVAMEAQLGLAA from the coding sequence ATGCACTTGGCGAGTGTAGTCAACGAGGGTGGAGCAACGGACACCGTCCGGCTGTCCGAGATACTCGGCGCCCTCAGCCATGCCCTGGATCTCACGGAGGGCCAGCCGTCGGGGCACTGCGTCCGCGCTACCTGGATCGCCGTGAAGATCGGCCATGCTATGGCGCTCGGTGAAGAGCAGCTCCGCGACGTCTACTTCACGACTCTGATGAAAGACCTGGGCTGCTCGTCCAACGCGGCGCGGATCTGCGAGCTTTACCTGTCCGACGACATCGCCTTCAAGCGCGACAGCAAGACAATGGGCGAAAGCCTGCCGAGCGTGCTCGGCTTCGTGTTCTCCCACACGGGGCTGAAGGCGGGGCTCGCCGAACGGCTGAAAGCGATCCTCAACATCCTGCAGAACGGCGGCACCATCGTCGATGGGCTGATCGAAACGCGCTGCGAGCGTGGCGCCGCCGTCGCGGCGAGCCTGCGCCTGCCCGCGACCGTGTGCGACGGCATCCGGTCGCTCGACGAGCACTGGAACGGCGCGGGGCGGCCCGACCGCCTGCGTGGCGACACCATCCCGCTCCCGTCACGGCTCGCGCTTTTGGCGCAGGTGGTAGACGTATTCCACCGCTCGACCGGGCACGAGGCCGCCTTAGCCGAGGCGCGCCGGCGATCCGGGACGTGGTTCGATCCCGACCTCGTAGCCGTCTTCCTGGATCTGGCCGAGGCCGATGAGTTCTGGACAGGCTTGGAGGCGAAGGATCTCGAGGCCGCCGTCTTCGATATGGAGCCGGCCGGCCCCGCGGCGGCGATCGACGAGGACTATCTCGACGACATCGCCCGCGCCTTCGCGCATGTCATCGACTCCAAGAGCCCCTTCACCTCGGGCCATTCGGAGCGGGTCGCCGTCTACGCCGACCTCGTGGCGGCCGAGCTCGGCTACGATGCTGCGCGGCGGCGCTGGCTGCGCCGTGCGGCACTGTTGCACGACATCGGCAAACTCGGCGTGAGCAACGCTGTTTTGGACAAGCCCGGCAAGCTCGACGACGAGCAGTGGCGCGAGATGCGCGAGCACGCCACCTTGTCCGAAAGCATCCTGTGGCGCGTGGCAGCCTTCCGCGACATGGCGCGGATCGGCGGCGCCCACCACGAGCGTCTCGACGGGCGGGGCTACCCGCGCGGCCTCGCCGGCGACGCCATCGCACTCGACACGCGTATCGTGTCGGTAGCCGACGTCTTCGACGCGCTGACGGCCGACCGCCCCTACCGGGCCGCCATGCCGGTCGAGAGGGCGCTCGGCATCATGCGCAAGGACCTTGGCCTCGCCTTCGACCCGATCTGTTTTGCAGCGCTTGAGCGCGCCCTTGTCGCCATGGAAGCGCAGCTCGGGTTAGCGGCCTGA
- the istA gene encoding IS21 family transposase has translation MRQIRHMLRLARDGVSAREIGRTLGIARSTVQDNLARASAAGLAWPIDEEITDAVLEQRLFDRVGVKQGVRRRVEPDWPSMVREMRRPGVNLMVLWEEYRVSEPGGYGYSRFCDLYREFERRVTPVMRQHHAAGDKVFVDYSGKRVPIVDPATGVVRQAEIFVAVLGASNLTYAEATWTQALPDWIGAHVRLFDFLGGVPRLVVPDNLKSGINKASFYDPEINRSYGTMAEHYGIGVLPARPRKPRDKAKVENGVRFAQSYILGRLRAQTFFSLAECNAAIAAMVERINAHPMRRLGTTRRALFEAVERAALLPLPSAPYVFAEWRLARVNLDYHVEAAGFLYSVPHALIREQVDVRLTERTVEVFHRGQRVAAHDRRYGGARHGTDVEHMPSAHRRYAEWTPARFERWGREIGPETEGLVIAILRGRPHPEQGFRTCLGVLRLFRGLAPARAEAISARATAIGALTYKSIASIIANNLDRKSRITETTKIIDHPNLRGAGYFH, from the coding sequence ATGCGACAGATCCGACACATGCTCCGGCTCGCCCGCGACGGGGTGAGCGCCCGCGAGATCGGCCGAACGCTCGGCATCGCGCGGTCCACCGTCCAGGACAACCTCGCCCGTGCGTCAGCGGCGGGCTTGGCTTGGCCGATCGATGAAGAGATCACCGACGCCGTCCTCGAACAGCGGCTGTTCGACCGCGTCGGCGTGAAGCAGGGCGTCAGACGACGCGTCGAGCCAGACTGGCCGTCGATGGTGCGCGAGATGCGCAGGCCCGGCGTCAACCTGATGGTTCTCTGGGAAGAGTATCGTGTATCTGAGCCCGGCGGCTACGGTTACTCGCGCTTCTGTGATCTTTACAGGGAGTTCGAACGCCGTGTCACGCCGGTGATGCGCCAACACCATGCCGCCGGCGACAAGGTGTTCGTCGACTATTCCGGCAAGCGCGTGCCCATCGTCGATCCCGCCACCGGCGTGGTGAGACAGGCCGAGATCTTCGTGGCGGTGCTGGGCGCCTCCAACCTCACCTACGCCGAGGCGACGTGGACCCAGGCGCTGCCGGACTGGATCGGCGCCCACGTGCGCCTGTTCGACTTTCTGGGCGGCGTGCCGCGCCTGGTGGTGCCCGACAACCTCAAGAGCGGGATCAACAAGGCGTCCTTCTACGATCCGGAGATCAATCGCTCCTACGGCACCATGGCCGAGCACTACGGCATCGGCGTGCTGCCGGCCCGGCCGAGGAAGCCGCGCGACAAGGCCAAGGTGGAGAACGGCGTCCGCTTCGCCCAGAGCTACATCCTGGGACGCCTGCGGGCCCAGACGTTCTTCTCGCTGGCCGAGTGCAACGCCGCCATCGCGGCCATGGTGGAGCGCATCAACGCCCACCCCATGCGCCGCCTCGGCACCACGCGCCGGGCGCTGTTCGAGGCCGTGGAGCGGGCCGCCCTGCTACCCCTGCCGTCGGCACCCTACGTCTTTGCCGAGTGGCGGCTGGCACGGGTCAACCTCGACTACCACGTCGAGGCTGCCGGCTTCCTGTACTCGGTGCCCCATGCGCTGATCCGCGAGCAGGTGGACGTGCGCCTGACGGAGCGCACCGTGGAGGTGTTCCACCGCGGCCAGCGCGTCGCCGCCCACGACCGGCGTTATGGCGGCGCCCGGCACGGCACCGACGTCGAGCACATGCCGAGCGCTCACCGGCGCTACGCGGAATGGACGCCGGCCCGCTTCGAGCGCTGGGGCCGGGAGATCGGCCCCGAAACCGAGGGCCTCGTCATCGCCATCCTGCGCGGGCGTCCCCATCCCGAGCAGGGCTTCCGCACCTGCCTGGGCGTGCTGCGCCTGTTTCGCGGCCTCGCCCCAGCTCGGGCCGAGGCCATCTCCGCCCGGGCCACGGCCATCGGTGCGCTCACCTACAAGAGCATCGCCTCCATCATTGCCAACAACCTCGACCGAAAGTCTCGAATAACAGAAACGACGAAGATCATCGATCATCCGAACCTGCGCGGCGCAGGCTACTTCCACTGA
- a CDS encoding transcriptional regulator, producing the protein MLTGTQLKAARALLGLQRSKLAERMCLPTLIIRLAESSDGECPVTVARARQIQGYLERQGIEFLPVGSEPAARLMVGAIGA; encoded by the coding sequence ATGCTGACAGGCACGCAGCTCAAAGCAGCCCGCGCCTTGCTGGGCCTGCAACGATCCAAGCTGGCAGAGCGCATGTGCCTCCCAACGCTGATCATCAGGCTCGCCGAGTCGAGCGACGGTGAGTGCCCCGTCACGGTCGCTCGGGCGCGCCAGATCCAGGGATACCTGGAGCGACAGGGCATCGAGTTCCTGCCCGTCGGCAGTGAGCCGGCCGCTCGTCTCATGGTAGGTGCCATCGGCGCCTGA
- a CDS encoding HWE histidine kinase domain-containing protein: MAGHTRAFDWSTTPLGPSEAWPLPLRTAVEMMLASPMLATLAVGPERVFLYNDEAARHYGGSHPGVLGLPLAQAFAHEFADIAPFYDRVFGGESLHVPAQPLDPGRRGAAEVFDAYLTPVREVGGGVIAAHMTGFAVGERLQAEARLRASEERQAFLLRLSDALRPVGDPVEVQRIATRMLGQHLGATRVFYVAVGSDGDTADILHDYTDGVPSRVGRYSLQAFSSSALREWRAGRTASTDDVEDDTRYSRAEREAYASVSTRAGFGVPLIKEGRLVALLGVNQATPRHWSDDDIEITGDVAERTWTAVERARAETALRESEEERRSLITEMNEGFCILEVILNDNDRGVDYRFLETNPAFVRQGGFDPAGRLMSEIAPIEPVWPAAYGRVAATGVPERIVGGAAAFGRIYEVYAFRIGKSVDRRIAVFFTDITARTIAEERLRESEEQQRLTLQLVPAMLWSADPAGHLITADQRWKASTGLGDADVNDFGWLDAVHPDDREATQAAFAHAYATGEPIERQHRIHHVGDGYRWHLVRHVPVRDESGAITRWFGAAIDVHDLHELQDRQDVLVAELQHRTRNLIAVVKGIANDMMEETGPTDAFRAAFSDRLSALSRVQGLLSRAEAEPITIGNLLRLELDAVGATVSGARVTTEGPEVYLRPSTVQTLALALHELATNARKHGALSHEGGRLAVTWRKRAEAGECRLAIEWVETGLEQATERPALNRPGGGYGRELIEHALPHTLGARTSYALTASGVRCTIDLVARPGT, from the coding sequence ATGGCCGGGCACACCCGCGCGTTCGACTGGTCGACGACGCCGCTGGGGCCGAGCGAGGCGTGGCCGCTGCCGCTGCGCACGGCTGTCGAGATGATGCTGGCATCGCCGATGCTGGCCACTCTGGCGGTCGGGCCCGAGCGGGTGTTCCTCTACAACGACGAGGCCGCCCGCCACTACGGCGGCAGCCATCCGGGCGTGCTCGGCCTTCCGCTGGCGCAGGCCTTCGCGCACGAGTTCGCCGACATCGCCCCCTTCTACGACCGCGTGTTCGGCGGGGAAAGCCTGCACGTCCCCGCGCAGCCGCTCGATCCGGGCCGACGCGGCGCGGCCGAGGTCTTCGACGCTTATCTGACGCCGGTGCGCGAGGTCGGTGGCGGCGTCATCGCAGCCCACATGACCGGCTTCGCCGTCGGCGAGCGCCTGCAAGCCGAGGCGAGGCTGCGCGCCAGCGAGGAGCGGCAGGCCTTCCTGCTCCGGCTCAGCGACGCGCTGCGGCCGGTCGGCGACCCGGTCGAAGTCCAGCGCATCGCCACGCGGATGCTGGGCCAGCACCTCGGGGCGACGCGCGTCTTCTACGTGGCCGTCGGCAGCGACGGCGACACCGCCGACATCCTGCACGACTACACGGACGGCGTTCCAAGCCGGGTCGGCCGCTACTCGCTGCAGGCCTTCTCGTCCTCCGCGCTCCGCGAATGGCGCGCCGGACGGACGGCCAGCACCGACGACGTCGAGGACGACACGCGCTACAGCCGCGCCGAGCGCGAAGCCTACGCGTCCGTGTCGACGCGCGCCGGGTTCGGTGTTCCTTTGATCAAAGAGGGGCGGCTGGTGGCGCTGCTCGGCGTCAACCAAGCCACGCCCAGGCATTGGTCCGATGACGACATCGAGATAACCGGCGATGTTGCTGAACGCACCTGGACGGCAGTCGAGCGTGCCCGTGCCGAGACGGCGCTGCGCGAGAGCGAGGAGGAACGCCGTTCGCTCATCACTGAGATGAACGAGGGCTTCTGCATTCTGGAAGTGATCCTCAACGACAACGACCGCGGAGTGGACTACCGCTTCCTCGAGACCAATCCGGCGTTCGTGCGGCAGGGCGGCTTCGACCCCGCCGGCCGGCTGATGTCGGAGATCGCGCCGATCGAGCCGGTCTGGCCCGCGGCCTATGGGCGGGTGGCGGCGACCGGCGTGCCCGAGCGGATTGTCGGCGGTGCCGCTGCCTTCGGTCGCATTTACGAGGTCTATGCCTTCCGCATCGGCAAATCGGTGGATCGTCGAATCGCGGTCTTCTTCACAGACATCACCGCCCGCACAATCGCCGAGGAACGGTTGCGAGAAAGCGAGGAGCAGCAGAGGCTGACGCTGCAGCTCGTCCCCGCCATGCTGTGGTCGGCCGATCCCGCCGGGCACCTCATCACTGCAGATCAGCGATGGAAGGCATCGACCGGGCTGGGTGACGCCGACGTCAACGATTTCGGCTGGCTCGACGCGGTCCACCCCGACGACAGGGAAGCCACGCAGGCGGCCTTCGCGCATGCCTACGCCACGGGCGAGCCGATCGAGCGACAGCACCGCATCCATCATGTCGGGGACGGATACCGATGGCACCTCGTCCGACATGTCCCCGTGCGCGACGAAAGCGGCGCCATCACGCGCTGGTTCGGCGCCGCCATCGACGTTCACGACCTGCATGAGCTTCAGGACCGCCAGGACGTCTTGGTCGCCGAGCTGCAGCATCGCACCCGCAACCTCATCGCCGTGGTGAAGGGCATCGCCAACGACATGATGGAGGAGACTGGCCCAACCGACGCTTTCCGCGCCGCCTTCTCCGACCGCTTGTCGGCCCTGTCGCGGGTGCAGGGTCTGCTGTCGCGCGCCGAAGCCGAGCCGATCACCATCGGCAACCTGCTGCGCCTGGAACTCGACGCGGTCGGGGCAACTGTCTCCGGGGCGCGCGTCACCACCGAAGGACCGGAGGTCTACCTGCGCCCGTCCACCGTGCAGACGCTCGCGCTCGCGCTGCACGAACTCGCCACCAATGCGCGCAAGCATGGTGCGCTGTCGCACGAAGGTGGGCGCCTCGCCGTGACGTGGCGAAAACGGGCTGAGGCCGGTGAATGCCGTCTCGCGATCGAATGGGTCGAGACCGGCCTGGAACAGGCTACGGAACGGCCTGCTTTGAACAGGCCGGGCGGCGGCTACGGCCGCGAGCTGATCGAGCACGCACTGCCGCACACTCTCGGTGCCCGCACCAGCTACGCCCTGACGGCCTCGGGCGTGCGCTGCACCATCGACCTCGTGGCTCGGCCTGGAACTTGA
- the istB gene encoding IS21-like element helper ATPase IstB — protein MLAHPTLELLHGLGLHGMAQGYKTLDGNPEAQALTHAEWLGIILEHEKTLREQKRFETRARAAHLRHPASVEDVDYRAHRGLDRALFLKLSGCDWIRSRRNLVITGPCGVGKSWLACALGQKACREDLSVLYYRVPRLFAALGLARGDGRYAKLLKQLARARLLILDDWGPEPLSAEQARDLLEIVEDRYDAGSVLITSQVPVDRWYEMIAIPTLADAVLDRLIHNAYRIALSGDSLRKHRPADQLA, from the coding sequence ATGCTTGCTCATCCCACACTCGAACTTCTGCACGGCCTCGGCCTGCACGGCATGGCGCAGGGCTACAAGACCCTGGACGGGAACCCGGAAGCGCAGGCGCTGACGCACGCCGAGTGGCTCGGCATCATCCTGGAGCACGAGAAGACCCTGCGCGAGCAGAAGCGCTTCGAAACCCGCGCCCGCGCCGCCCACCTGCGCCATCCGGCCAGCGTCGAGGATGTCGACTACCGCGCCCATCGCGGCCTCGACCGTGCCCTGTTCCTCAAGCTGTCCGGCTGCGACTGGATCCGAAGCCGGCGCAACCTGGTGATCACCGGGCCGTGCGGTGTCGGCAAAAGCTGGCTCGCCTGCGCGCTCGGCCAGAAGGCCTGCCGGGAGGACCTGTCGGTCCTGTACTACCGTGTGCCGCGCCTGTTCGCGGCGCTCGGTCTGGCGCGCGGCGACGGCCGCTATGCCAAACTGCTCAAGCAGCTCGCCCGCGCCAGGCTGCTGATCCTCGACGATTGGGGCCCTGAGCCCCTCAGCGCCGAGCAGGCGCGCGACCTTCTGGAGATCGTGGAGGACCGCTACGACGCCGGCTCGGTGCTGATCACCAGCCAGGTGCCGGTCGACCGCTGGTACGAGATGATCGCCATCCCGACCCTGGCCGATGCCGTGCTGGACCGCCTGATCCACAACGCCTACCGGATCGCGTTGTCCGGCGACAGCCTGCGCAAGCACCGCCCTGCCGACCAGCTGGCTTGA